One genomic window of Moorella glycerini includes the following:
- the ispF gene encoding 2-C-methyl-D-erythritol 2,4-cyclodiphosphate synthase — translation MRTGCGFDVHRLVPGRRLVLGGVEIPCSLGLAGHSDADVLLHALADALLGAAALGDIGRHFPPGDPRYQDADSLVLLQEVYRMVRQAGYRLGNADSIIIAEQPKLAPFIDSMRERIARALEVDKDQISIKATTTEGLGFTGRGEGIAAQASVLLLDSDERPGL, via the coding sequence ATGCGTACCGGCTGCGGTTTTGATGTCCACCGCCTGGTCCCGGGCCGGCGCCTGGTCCTGGGCGGGGTTGAAATCCCCTGTTCCCTCGGCCTGGCCGGCCATTCTGATGCTGATGTTTTGCTTCACGCCCTGGCCGATGCCCTGCTGGGGGCGGCCGCCCTGGGGGATATCGGCAGGCATTTTCCCCCCGGGGATCCCCGGTATCAAGACGCCGATAGCCTGGTCCTGCTGCAGGAGGTTTACCGGATGGTCAGGCAGGCGGGCTACCGCCTGGGCAATGCCGATAGCATTATCATTGCCGAGCAGCCCAAGCTCGCGCCCTTTATTGACAGCATGCGGGAGAGGATAGCCCGGGCCCTGGAGGTTGATAAGGACCAGATCAGCATCAAGGCCACCACCACCGAGGGCCTGGGCTTTACCGGGCGGGGTGAGGGTATTGCCGCCCAGGCCAGCGTCTTGTTGCTTGACAGTGATGAACGCCCCGGTTTATAA
- the ispD gene encoding 2-C-methyl-D-erythritol 4-phosphate cytidylyltransferase, translating to MPFLSLIVAAAGQGRRLGAGGNKVFLPLGDKPILAHTLAVAEASPLVDEVIVVTRPENIPLCHQVVTGGPYRKVRQIVAGGRERQDSIAAGLKAVAPGAEWVAVHDGARPFLSPALLERVIAAARDTGAAVAALPVKETIKKGNTDDMVTATLERRGLWAVQTPQVFRRDWLAAAYREAEINGWQATDDAALVERAGYPVKLVPGEEVNIKITTPGDLVLARAIVAGDS from the coding sequence GTGCCTTTCTTAAGCCTGATCGTGGCCGCCGCCGGCCAGGGCCGGCGGCTGGGGGCCGGCGGCAATAAGGTTTTTTTACCCCTGGGAGATAAACCCATCCTGGCCCACACCCTGGCGGTAGCCGAGGCTTCCCCCCTGGTAGATGAAGTCATCGTCGTTACCCGGCCCGAAAATATCCCCCTGTGCCACCAGGTGGTTACAGGTGGGCCTTACCGGAAGGTGAGGCAAATAGTCGCTGGTGGAAGGGAGAGGCAGGATTCCATTGCGGCCGGCCTTAAGGCCGTAGCGCCGGGGGCAGAATGGGTGGCCGTGCACGATGGTGCACGGCCTTTTTTGAGTCCGGCCCTGCTGGAGCGGGTGATTGCCGCGGCCCGGGATACCGGGGCGGCCGTTGCCGCCCTGCCGGTCAAAGAAACCATTAAGAAGGGGAATACCGACGATATGGTTACTGCCACCCTGGAACGCCGGGGCCTCTGGGCGGTACAGACGCCGCAAGTTTTCCGCCGGGACTGGCTGGCAGCGGCCTACCGGGAGGCCGAAATTAACGGCTGGCAGGCTACCGATGATGCGGCCCTGGTGGAAAGGGCGGGTTACCCGGTGAAACTAGTTCCAGGAGAAGAAGTAAATATTAAAATTACCACCCCGGGCGACCTGGTCCTGGCCCGGGCCATTGTGGCAGGTGATAGTTAA
- a CDS encoding PIN/TRAM domain-containing protein, which produces MLYRILRGAIALVAAATGFYAAQMGLAIWQQSWGTRPLPGLRWTLLALVTLIAALTGYSLAQRLINFITQSTRWLEGRLQRTPAQEIISGSLGLIFGLIIANLLGASFFHLPLVGPYIPMAGSLFFGYLGWSLGTKRKDEVWGLFNLIPRWGGKDREKGKGEGGKPVAKILDTSVIIDGRIADIIKSGFIEGTVVIPSFVLEELRHIADSSDLLKRNRGRRGLDILNKIRKEMAVNVKVLEVDFEDLTEVDSKLVRLAQKLAAPILTNDYNLNKVAELQGVRVLNINELANAVKPVVLPGEEMTVQVIKDGKEIGQGVAYLDDGTMIVVENGRRYIGQTIAVLVTSVLQTAAGRMIFARPKGPERKIGSNHQALERGEYQCLS; this is translated from the coding sequence ATGTTGTACCGGATTTTACGGGGTGCCATAGCCCTGGTGGCGGCAGCGACGGGCTTTTATGCTGCCCAAATGGGACTGGCCATCTGGCAGCAGAGCTGGGGCACCAGGCCTCTACCGGGCCTGCGCTGGACCCTGCTGGCCCTGGTGACCTTGATTGCGGCCTTAACTGGCTATAGCCTGGCCCAGCGCCTGATTAATTTCATCACCCAATCGACGCGCTGGCTGGAAGGGAGGTTGCAGCGCACACCGGCCCAGGAAATAATCAGCGGTTCCTTAGGACTTATTTTTGGACTTATCATCGCTAATTTATTGGGGGCCTCTTTCTTTCACCTGCCCCTGGTGGGACCCTACATTCCTATGGCCGGCAGCCTCTTCTTTGGCTACCTGGGCTGGAGCCTGGGCACCAAGCGCAAGGACGAAGTCTGGGGACTGTTTAATCTCATTCCCCGCTGGGGTGGCAAGGACCGGGAAAAAGGCAAGGGTGAAGGCGGGAAACCGGTAGCCAAAATCCTGGATACCAGCGTTATCATTGACGGCCGCATAGCCGATATTATTAAAAGCGGCTTTATTGAAGGCACGGTGGTGATACCCTCCTTTGTTCTGGAAGAATTACGGCACATAGCTGATTCCTCTGACCTGTTAAAACGTAACCGCGGCCGGCGGGGCCTGGATATCCTCAATAAAATTCGCAAGGAAATGGCTGTGAACGTCAAGGTTCTGGAAGTTGATTTTGAAGACCTGACGGAGGTGGATAGCAAATTAGTTCGCCTGGCCCAGAAGCTGGCCGCCCCCATCCTGACCAATGATTACAACCTGAATAAGGTGGCTGAACTCCAGGGCGTGCGGGTACTGAACATCAATGAGCTGGCCAATGCTGTCAAACCCGTTGTCCTGCCGGGTGAAGAAATGACTGTCCAGGTCATCAAGGATGGCAAGGAGATTGGCCAGGGGGTGGCTTACCTGGATGACGGCACCATGATTGTGGTCGAAAATGGCCGCCGCTACATAGGCCAGACCATTGCCGTCCTGGTAACAAGCGTCCTGCAAACGGCAGCCGGCCGGATGATTTTTGCCCGGCCCAAAGGGCCGGAACGTAAAATAGGTTCCAACCACCAGGCCCTGGAGCGGGGTGAGTACCAGTGCCTTTCTTAA
- a CDS encoding CarD family transcriptional regulator — protein sequence MFKVGDKVVYPMHGAGIIEAIEEREVLGQKKKYYIMRFPLGDMKVMLPLESEQVVGLREVVDEEGVEQVIKILKEKKVTGSSGTNWNHRYRANLEKLRSGNIYQIAEVVSILARREHDKGLSTGERKMLENARQILISELALARNYEKKQVETMLEKLLA from the coding sequence ATGTTTAAAGTGGGCGATAAAGTAGTGTATCCCATGCACGGGGCGGGAATCATTGAGGCCATCGAGGAGCGGGAGGTACTGGGTCAAAAGAAAAAATACTACATTATGCGCTTTCCCCTGGGTGATATGAAGGTGATGCTGCCCCTGGAAAGCGAGCAGGTGGTGGGTTTAAGGGAAGTGGTAGACGAAGAAGGCGTTGAACAAGTAATAAAGATTCTCAAAGAGAAAAAAGTTACCGGCAGTTCTGGCACCAACTGGAACCATCGCTACCGGGCCAACCTGGAGAAGCTGCGCAGCGGTAATATTTACCAGATAGCCGAGGTAGTCAGTATCCTGGCCAGGCGGGAGCACGATAAGGGGCTGTCCACCGGCGAGCGCAAAATGCTGGAAAATGCCCGCCAGATTTTAATCAGTGAACTGGCCCTGGCCCGTAACTATGAAAAAAAGCAGGTAGAAACCATGCTGGAAAAACTTTTAGCCTGA
- the radA gene encoding DNA repair protein RadA, which translates to MAKTKERFVCQQCGYESLSFLGRCPGCGSWNSLVAEMVTLEGISRPAGLKAPPALLAGITDIAGERLVSSFSEWDRVLGGGLVPGSLLLVGGAPGIGKSTLLLQVAHRLAARYGKILYVSGEESPGQVRLRAQRLGALSGEIYLLAETDVEAILAGIEGLGPVAVIVDSIQTMFLPAIQAAPGSVSQVRECAARFLRLAKDGGPAVILVGHVTKEGFLAGPRVLEHLVDTVLYLEGERYQAYRILRAAKNRFGSTNEIGIFEMVTGGLKEVANPSEMLLAERPAGVAGSCVVACLEGTRPLLLEIQALVSPTTFGNPRRLATGVDFNRALLLTAVLEKRAGLQLGGYDVYLNVAGGIAINEPAADLAICLAIASGLKDRPVEAETLVLGEVGLAGEVRAVSQVERRIEEAARLGFRRFLIPAGNKCRLIGRNDYEIYDVRSVVEALELGLTA; encoded by the coding sequence CTGGCGAAAACAAAAGAGCGCTTTGTCTGCCAGCAATGTGGCTATGAAAGCTTAAGTTTTTTAGGCCGCTGCCCCGGTTGCGGCAGCTGGAACAGCCTGGTGGCGGAGATGGTAACCCTGGAAGGAATAAGCCGGCCGGCTGGTTTGAAGGCACCTCCTGCTTTGCTGGCAGGGATAACCGATATTGCCGGGGAACGCCTGGTAAGTTCTTTCAGCGAGTGGGACCGGGTGCTGGGGGGTGGCCTGGTACCTGGTTCCTTGCTTCTGGTCGGCGGGGCGCCTGGCATTGGCAAGTCGACTTTACTCCTCCAGGTGGCCCACAGGCTTGCCGCCAGGTATGGCAAGATCCTTTATGTCTCCGGTGAAGAATCGCCCGGGCAGGTCAGGCTCAGGGCCCAGCGCTTGGGGGCCCTTAGTGGCGAGATTTATTTACTGGCCGAGACGGATGTAGAAGCCATCCTGGCCGGGATAGAAGGGTTAGGCCCGGTGGCAGTCATTGTGGACTCCATCCAGACCATGTTCCTGCCGGCCATCCAGGCGGCGCCAGGGAGCGTATCCCAGGTGCGGGAATGTGCGGCGCGTTTTTTGCGCCTGGCCAAAGACGGTGGCCCGGCAGTAATCCTGGTGGGGCACGTCACCAAAGAAGGCTTCCTGGCCGGTCCCCGGGTCCTGGAACACCTGGTGGACACCGTCCTCTACCTGGAAGGAGAACGCTACCAGGCCTACCGCATCCTGCGTGCCGCCAAAAACCGTTTCGGTTCCACCAATGAAATCGGGATCTTTGAGATGGTTACCGGGGGGCTTAAGGAAGTGGCCAACCCCTCGGAAATGCTCCTGGCCGAGCGGCCGGCCGGGGTAGCCGGCTCCTGTGTAGTGGCCTGCCTGGAAGGGACCCGGCCCCTGCTCCTGGAAATCCAGGCCCTGGTAAGCCCGACTACCTTTGGCAACCCGCGGCGGCTGGCTACAGGGGTCGATTTTAACCGCGCCCTGTTGCTTACGGCAGTACTGGAAAAACGGGCGGGATTACAGCTGGGGGGCTATGACGTTTACCTTAACGTCGCCGGCGGCATCGCCATCAATGAACCGGCAGCCGACCTGGCTATCTGCCTGGCCATCGCCTCCGGCCTTAAAGACCGGCCGGTAGAGGCCGAAACTTTAGTTTTAGGGGAAGTTGGCCTGGCGGGAGAAGTCCGGGCCGTAAGCCAGGTTGAAAGGCGCATCGAAGAAGCAGCCAGGCTGGGTTTCAGGCGTTTTCTCATCCCGGCGGGGAATAAATGCCGTCTAATAGGCCGGAATGATTACGAAATCTATGATGTACGCTCAGTGGTTGAGGCCCTGGAACTCGGTTTGACGGCTTAA
- a CDS encoding phosphatase yields MHLEADLHTHTIASGHAYSTVKELAEAAEKRGLKMIAITDHGLKMPGGPHEYHFSNLVALPRKIGSVAILRGVEANILDPEGHLDVPDRLLDQLDIVLAGFHTGTGFDNRSEEEYTRAALAALRNPRVHIIVHPGNPEFPLNIEKLVLAAAAERKALEINNNSFNISRPGSLPRCQLLARLAQKYRVWVALNSDAHVFTAVGNFARAWQVARSAGIGEDQVLNLTINRVKEYLGWHRRRLQLTQEEKALTGRTSQPRAVGV; encoded by the coding sequence GTGCACCTGGAAGCGGACCTCCACACCCACACCATCGCCAGCGGCCATGCGTACAGTACCGTTAAGGAACTGGCTGAAGCTGCTGAAAAACGGGGACTGAAGATGATTGCCATTACCGATCACGGCCTCAAAATGCCCGGCGGTCCCCATGAATATCACTTCAGCAATCTGGTAGCCCTGCCTCGCAAGATTGGCAGCGTAGCAATTCTCCGGGGCGTGGAAGCAAATATCCTGGACCCGGAGGGGCACCTGGATGTACCCGACCGCCTGCTGGACCAGTTAGACATTGTCCTGGCGGGTTTCCATACAGGGACTGGTTTCGATAACCGGTCCGAGGAAGAATATACCCGGGCTGCCCTGGCGGCCTTAAGGAATCCCCGGGTCCATATTATCGTCCACCCGGGCAATCCCGAATTTCCCCTGAATATAGAAAAGCTGGTCCTGGCGGCTGCCGCCGAGCGTAAAGCCCTGGAAATCAATAACAATTCCTTCAATATCAGCCGGCCGGGCAGCCTGCCCCGCTGTCAGCTCCTGGCCAGGCTGGCGCAAAAATATAGGGTCTGGGTGGCTTTAAATAGCGATGCCCATGTCTTCACGGCAGTGGGCAATTTTGCCCGGGCCTGGCAGGTGGCCCGCAGTGCCGGTATTGGCGAAGACCAGGTGCTCAATTTGACTATCAACCGCGTTAAGGAATACCTGGGCTGGCATCGCCGGCGCCTCCAGCTAACCCAGGAAGAAAAGGCCTTGACTGGTAGGACTTCCCAACCCCGGGCGGTTGGTGTATAA
- the pnpS gene encoding two-component system histidine kinase PnpS, giving the protein MRSLRWKIALNFLTLLFLTLVAAYLYLHQAILNALGLPWLPPFRAGVLVARLEGQLLLTMLVVLVVMTAGTFILSRGIIMPLTALLPLTQKIAGGDLEQRIEIQSNDEIGLLSHHLNVMVETLRNNFREMAEERNKMQAILASMSDALLTVDQVGRVMLLNPAAETMFGKKGTEVEHKYLLEVIRNHEIDKLVKEILASGIPLEIETRLFPTTNQLFKIYGAPIISAQKRVVGAALTIRDITNIRRLEQMRTEFVANVSHELRTPLTSIRGFVETLLEGALEDPEVSRRFLGIINKEAQRLQQLIEDLLALSRLENQPQRIRPGRAKLMPTLEGVLATVNPLAREKGVNLEVQIPAGLPPLAIGENYLSQVLLNLIDNGIKYTPAGGRVTVRAGLENDGLRVEVEDSGIGIPAASLPRVFERFYRVDKARSREMGGTGLGLAIVKHIVEAHGGNVGVTSQPGQGSCFFFTLPVVTEGKAQAESPIPEKAQN; this is encoded by the coding sequence TTGCGTTCTTTGCGCTGGAAGATCGCCTTAAATTTTTTAACCCTCCTCTTCTTGACCCTGGTGGCTGCCTATCTTTACCTGCACCAGGCCATCCTTAACGCCCTGGGCCTGCCGTGGCTGCCGCCCTTCCGGGCCGGTGTCCTGGTAGCCAGGCTGGAAGGGCAGCTCCTGCTGACCATGCTGGTGGTCCTGGTAGTCATGACCGCCGGGACCTTTATCCTGTCCCGGGGGATAATTATGCCCCTGACGGCCCTGCTACCCCTGACGCAAAAGATTGCCGGCGGCGACCTGGAGCAGCGGATTGAGATTCAAAGTAATGATGAAATAGGGTTGTTGAGCCACCACCTCAATGTCATGGTGGAAACTTTACGCAACAACTTCCGGGAAATGGCAGAAGAAAGAAATAAAATGCAAGCAATTCTGGCCAGTATGAGTGACGCCCTGTTAACTGTGGACCAGGTGGGCCGGGTAATGCTCTTAAATCCGGCGGCCGAAACCATGTTCGGCAAGAAAGGGACGGAAGTTGAGCATAAGTATTTACTGGAAGTAATTCGCAATCATGAGATCGATAAACTCGTCAAAGAAATCCTGGCCAGCGGCATACCCCTGGAGATAGAAACCCGCCTTTTTCCTACCACTAACCAGCTTTTTAAAATTTATGGGGCGCCCATTATCAGTGCCCAAAAGCGGGTAGTGGGTGCGGCCCTGACCATCCGGGATATAACAAACATCCGCCGCCTGGAACAAATGCGGACGGAGTTTGTGGCCAATGTTTCCCATGAACTGCGCACGCCCCTGACGTCTATCCGGGGGTTTGTGGAGACTTTGCTGGAAGGGGCCCTGGAAGACCCGGAAGTGAGCCGCCGTTTTCTGGGGATTATCAATAAAGAGGCCCAGCGCCTGCAGCAGTTAATCGAAGATCTCCTGGCCCTTTCGCGGCTGGAAAATCAACCCCAGCGGATCCGCCCCGGACGGGCCAAGCTCATGCCTACCCTGGAAGGGGTTTTGGCTACTGTTAATCCCCTGGCCCGGGAAAAGGGAGTTAACCTGGAAGTACAAATACCGGCAGGCCTGCCGCCCCTGGCCATTGGCGAGAATTATTTAAGCCAGGTTTTGCTAAATTTAATTGACAATGGCATTAAGTACACCCCTGCCGGCGGCAGGGTCACGGTACGGGCCGGCCTGGAGAATGATGGCCTGCGGGTAGAAGTAGAAGATAGCGGTATTGGTATACCGGCAGCAAGCCTGCCCCGGGTTTTTGAACGTTTTTACCGGGTTGACAAGGCCCGTTCCAGGGAAATGGGGGGTACCGGCCTGGGCCTGGCTATAGTTAAGCATATCGTTGAAGCCCACGGTGGTAATGTCGGTGTAACCAGCCAGCCGGGGCAGGGCAGCTGTTTCTTTTTTACCTTACCGGTAGTAACTGAAGGAAAGGCCCAGGCGGAAAGCCCCATACCGGAGAAGGCCCAAAATTAA